caaagtcacaaccctgagatcaggagtcacctgctctacccacggagccagccaggtgcctcccaCCTTTAAGAAAactctttacacccaacatgctgcttgaactcaggaccccaagagcaAGGACCCCAGTTTGCTTTTTATCTCCAGTCCTGAATTAGGTGTCTTGTGGCCTCCTGGATGTCTCCTGGCAGGTGGCCCCAGGCTCCTCACGCTTGTCCCATACTTGCCTCAGTGTCTCTCCTGAAATAGTTCCTCATTCcttctgtcttcatctcagggtagTCCCATGGTCCTCCCATCCCCCAGTCCCCTGGGCCTCCTAGGTCATGTTCTACTTGCCCACCcggcccctcttccctcccaacaGCTTGGCCTAGGACTGTCCTCTCCTGCTCAGGTCCCTGTCCTGTCCTCCTGGCATCCTCTTGCACACCTTACCTCTTTCAGCCCCAaggatttttctaaaatgctaatttgaccctgccctcccctgctcagCATCCTTCCATGGCTCCCTATTGCTCAGGATTAGGCATACAAGGTACCACCAAGGCGACAAGGCCCTGAGAGGTCTCCTGCCCCATTTCTCACTTCACTGCACCTCTCACTGCCTCTGGCAGCCTCCCCAGCTTCTCGCCCTTCAGGCACCCCTGATGCCAGGCTCATTTTCACTTCTAGGTGCCGGCTCAGGCTGTCCGTTTTCCTGAATGTTCTTCCTCTGGAGCCCTCACTTCCGGCCCCAGGGCTGGCTGGCGCAGAAGCCTCCTACCTTGGACCCGAGGGTACTTCAGCAGAAGCAAGAGGGTATAGCGGACCGTGGTGCTGACCGTGACCGTCCCGGCGAACAGCAGATAAATGACTGTCATCAGCAAGTTCTTGTCAGTCAGTTCTGTGCTTGGGTCATGCTGCTCCTGGGAGAAACCAGGCAGAGAGGCTCAGAGAACTCAGGCTGTGGGCAATAAGAGAGGCCCAGCAGAGCCACGCCAGCAAGTTCAAGCTTTGTCAGGGGGGTTTGTATAAATGTTTAGGCAAGTGGGGAAGTGGACTCTTGATATTAGTTCTTTTTGGTTGTGCTGTGTTTGAAAATGAAAGAGTGTGGCtgctctaaaaaaacaaacagaatgacATGTGGTTAGGATGTGGAGAAGCGGGGACCCTCTCACCATCAGTGGGGCAGTCATAGGGCGCAGCTGCTATGGGGAATGGTATCAGgtcccttaaaaaaattaaaatagaattactatatgatttaGCAATTCCCTTTCTGGGCGCATACCCCAACAAGCGAGAAGCAAGGTCTCTTAGGGGTATCGTACACCCACGTTCCCAGCAGTGCTATTCGCAACAGCCAGACGGGGTAGGCACCCCAAGAGTCcactgatgaatagataagccAAATGTGGTCTATCCATGCAGGGGAATAAggattcagccttaaaaaggaaggagatgcCGTCACGGGCTATGACACAGATGGCCCTCCAGGATAACacaccaagtgaaataagccagttgcaAAAGGGGTAAATACTGTGGGATTCCATTTCTGTGGGGTCCCAAGCATAAGAAAATTCAGAGATGGAAAggtggttgctaggggctggggagcaggcccAGGGAGCTGTTGTTTAACAAGtcagagtttcagtttgagaagatgagaaagttctggagaccaTCTATACAGCAGATAGATTTCCAGCTATACCTTAGTAGGGGCTGGCCAGGCCACCAGCCCCGTTCAGGAGGTGCCCCTGACCCTGACCTTCCCCTACCTTTGCCATCTTTAGCAGGAATGCATCCACCACATCGCATGGTGGGGCTGAGCTGTCCAGGCTCTCCTTGTGTCGCTGCACCTGCTGGACGGCGAAGGTGGCCAGGACGCTCAGGTGGCCCAGGAGCTGTGTGTGGGGGCCCGGCAGGCGCTTCAGGAGCCGGGAGAACATCTCATAGGtctgcagggggaagggcagctgTTCCCACGGGGCCTGGCCTTGCACCAGCATGGAGGGGTGCTCCGGGGGAAAAGGTGGCTGGAGAGGGGTCCCACCCACTTACCTGGCCCCACCGGGAGCTGACCCCCAGCACGGTGCCACCAGCTGCCCGGACCAGGGCCTGGAAGTCCTCGTCCTCGTAGGGGAAGCGGAGGCCGAAGGTGAGGGAGCAGATGATGTTGGAAGTGGCCTGAGCCAGCAGTAGGGAGGGGTCAAATGGCCGTCCTGTgggggagagggtagttggggaGGGTTGTGCTGGAGAGGAGGCCAGCCTCTACCAGAAGGAGACAGGCATCGAGAGAGACAGATGGGGAAAGAAAGATAGAGAAACAGACAGGAAAGAGACAGACggatagagagaagggagagacagagaaacagacatggaaagagacatggaaagagagacatggaaagagagacagagccgGAAGGTGGAGGAGGAGTCAGAGGTGGCAGTGAACAGAGCCCTCAGCCCAGCCCTGGACCTCCCCCGACCACCACTCAGGCATGTTGCAGGGGcccccaggctcaccccaccctgcTGACCTTCCATGCCCTGGAATGCCTCCACCAGACACTGGGCCTCCGCCTGAATCAGCTCCTCgccttctctcttccccatgcCCAGGTCCCGCAGGGCCAGCATGGTACATCTCCGCAGCTGCCGCCACCGCTCCCCATTAGAAAAGAACACCCCTGTGCAGAAGGCTAGACTCAAGGAGGGACCGGCCCTTCTTCCCATTCCCCAGgactgctccctccctcccactgagGTGTCTGGAGGCGGATGCTGCAGGCCCTGTCCTGAGTCCATTCCAGCCTAGCCCAGGGTTAAGGACtcagtaggtgctccataaatgtctAACCTTGGGGCAGAGGGACATTCTCCTGAGAAGCTGGTCACTGGGATTATCCAGGCTCCCTGGGTTCGTGAGGAACCAGGAGGAGTGAAGACTTCTTCctccctcgctccctctctcccttctttcttttcttccttcccgccctcctctctccctccctctctccttcccaacATTTACGAGCGCTATTGGGTTCCCTTCCCCATGTCATTTGGAAGCTGAACCAGGAGAGAGGGGAATGGAACTGACAATTTCCTCCTTTAGCTAAGGGTCTGCTCTGGACAAAACGTTGCTTCTCTGAGCTCAGGGTCTCATATGTATAATGCCAGCCCCTAGGGGCCTCCTGGAAGTCTCCTGCAGGGTGTCCCCAGCCCACCCTCCCACTGTCTCCCAAACTGGCCTCAGCACCTCTCCTGTTCCTGTCTCAGTCCACTGTTCTGCGTACTCCGCCAACCCTGCCCTGCTCCTAGCCAGAgcccttccccacttccccagcCCCAGAACAGCACAGtccccagcctgggctcctgcACAGTTACCCAAGTATCCTTCTAGCTCTGACTTATATCTTCCCTGCTTCCATCTATAGCCTCCAGAAAATCCCAAAGCTGAGCACTCTGGTGTGACTCAGGCCCTGTGTGACCCACTTCTCCAGCTTTGTTTCTCATCCTGCTACAATTGCATTGGTTTTCTCTCACTTCCTCAGTGGTGTCAGGATCCCCCCTCAAGGGCCTCTGCcccctctgttccctctgcctggatcaCTCACCTCTCCATCCTCACTGAACTAACTGCATTCATCCTCATATCTCACTGCAGTTGTcatctcctccaagaagccttccttgatttcttccagtctctctctcctcccccgaCCTGGGCCAGTACAGTTCTCCTGTGTCCTGATCTTAGAGCTATACCTCTTATTTTAGAATTCTATTCCCTCCCTCCAGTCCCGTGACATGCCCACCTCTTCTACATGTAGGATGACAGGACACCACATCTGTCTTGGTCACCTCTGTGTCCACAGTAATAACTACGGGGCCAGGCATGATAAAAATTTGtcaactgaatgaatgaatgcttcttctctcccctccatgtttttttttttttttttttttttttttttttttttttttttttttttactcttctgcCTGGAACACCCTTCCTGTTCATCCTAGGAGTTGGCACCCAGGCAACCAGTCTTTCAAGACTTCCTGGACATCTCCCACCAAACAGGCTCGGTCAGACAACTCCTCTGGTCCCCGCAGTCTGGTCCCCGCAGTTCAGGGCTTCCCATAGCCTGGCCCTgacccctctgccttccccatcctAGCCTGGCGACAGGTCCTTCTCCGTACTGGCCAACAAGCTCAGGGTCACGGCGGTGTCCTGACAGCATCCCCAACACCAGCCTTCTACTTTCAGGCTTAGCAGAAACTAGTTTCTACACATTAAGTGgtcccagtgcctagaacactCTCCTGGTCCCTCCCAGTCCTGGGGGCTTCACCTGGAGCAGTAAGAACCCTGCAACATCTCACCCAGGCCACATTCAATCCTCAGGATGACCTATGTAATAAGCACTATTAGCACCCCATTTGATGGGAGATGGATGAGGAAAATGGGCTCAGAAACACCAAGCTATGCTCAAAAGTCACACGGTAAATGGTGGCAGGCTCTGAGCCTCTGATTGAGGGAACCCACAGTCCCCAGCTCTGCTCATGACTCACCGTGGCCGTCAAAGGTCCCGTCCAGGGTCGCCAACATGCCCCGCCCACTGAACGCCTCAGTCTGACCTTCCAGGGCTTCCTGCACGGCCTTGTGCCCCACCAGGACCACCACACGCCGCCAGGGTCCCAGGTACACGGTGAACACGGGTCCATACTTCTTActcagctgggggcagggagggaaaagggTTGGGCGCCATGGGGCAAGCTGTGGCCTCTTTCGGTGGAGGTGTCCCCATCATGGCCCTGTCACTGGGTGAGGCTCCTAAGAGgaaccccttcccctgccccagacaGAAATAGCCCCCTTGGGGGCTATTTCAGTTCTCTTTTTGTACCAGGCTCCCAGTTCCCCTCCCCATAGAGTTCCCAACCCCTTGCCTCCTACAGAGCCCCAAGTGTGGACCCTGGGACAACCCAGAACCACCCCTCTCCCCTGACTCAGAAACACAGCAGCAAAATTGGGCAGTTGAGACTCTGGCTTCTCCCCATTCCTtggctcctgccccacccccaaactagCCACTCTTCTATCATTTAGCTAAACCCTCAAGTTCTGGCTGAGGTGCCCAGTAGGGCACGTGCCCCATTTTTCCCCAAGACTCCCGTCCCCCTTCCCGTGTTCTGAAGTCCCTCAGACTCCTTTTGACAGAGAACCTctggcctcttcctcctccttgccCCAAAGGTTAGAACGTCCTCAGtcttccttcctgtcctccttCCCTGCCGCCACAGGGACTTCCACCTCCCTCCTAGCTCAGCGCTCCACAACCGGGATTCTCAGCAGACACAGATCTGGAACCCTCCAGCCAAGCCTCCCCACTCCTGCCAGCgacccctcccccctttcttctctgcccctccccagctgcctCTTCCCCAGGGATAAACCTGCCAGCATCCCAGTCGCAAAAGGGCTCCTGCCTCTGGCTTGAATTCCCTGCTTCTATCACCTTCCCAGGATTCTGTGGCCCCCGCCACTCCCTCGCCGGGACTCCTGCCACTGGatcctgcctcctcttcccctgctctcatCCTCTCCAGGATTCCGCGGGCAGACGTCTCTGCCTCTTCTAGCCGGGGTTCAGCACACCAAGGTCCTTTCTCCCCAGCACCCCCGCCACCTCCGCACTAGACCTTCTCAGCTCTGGAaccctgctcctgccccaccccagaaccccccagcccctctgcccttTCACCCTTGGCCTGCCTCCTCTAGGACACCCCAGGGCCTCTCTGCCCTTGGTGCTCCGCTGTCTCTCCTTGCGCACCCCCCTCTCCTGGCCctggctcccctgccccagcccgggCGTCCCCGCGGACGCTCACCCGCAAGAGCCCCGGGTACAGCGCCCCGGGCCGGAGCTGCAGGAGGTTCCCCAGCAGCGGCAGTGGCGTGGGCCCGGGGGGCAGGTGGCCTCGGGTTCGGGGCAGCGCCAGCGTaagcagcaccagcagcagcagcaccagcagcagcGCCCAGGTGCCGGGCGTCTCCATCGCGGCAGGTCGGCTCCTCCGGCCGGTTCCCAGACGCTCCAAGCGGCCGGCGGGTCGGGGGCGGGAGCCAGGCGGCTCCTTCGGGGCGAAATCTGGCGGAGAGGGGCGGGGCACTGAGCCTCGCCTGATAAAGACAGGAGGGATTCTCTCCCCCGTCGCCGGATTTCTTTCTTCCAGACCACCGCGGCTGCCGGCTGCCGGCTGTGGGTACCGGCTCTTGCGAGGCTGTCTACCAGGTCagccaggttgggggggggggggcggagacaGCTCCCGGCGCCCCAGGTAGGGCGTGGGCACACTGGAGGAAACTGGAAGCCAGCGACTTTGCCTCCAGGAGGCCACACCCGGTGCCTGGAACGGTGACCCCACGCcgccctccccagctcccacctccctgctccaGGTTGTCCGGGTGTGATTTCCCAAGTGCGTGTGCGCGTCTTGGAGCCCGTTTCCTCCAGCATCCTTCGTCTTCACCACGAGGTTAAATCTGAAGTTCGGGAAGATAAATCGGTTGGTTCCAGGCCACGCAGCTAACAagcggcagagctgggatttgaactctggCCACGGGAAATGATTAATTGAATCATTCCTTCACTTAGCAGTTTCCTATAGTGGTTGGGAACATGATGTCTGAAGCCAGACTGCTTGAGTTCACGGCCTAGCTTCTGGGTGCCCGTTAACTCTTGTAAAAAGGGGATTGTTTTCAGGATTAATGGGTTCATGGGCAAAAAACTTCAAACGGGGCCAGGTGCACAGATAACGATGTTATGTTAGCTAATATTAGCTATATGTTAGCTAATATTCTCTCAACTAATTGTTATTGAAGTCCGACTATAAACAAGACTGTCTAGACCTGGAGACACAGGTCTGAGTAAGAGAGAAGGGGCCCTGCCTTCCCAGAGCTCATACTGACATGCAAATGAAGTCATAAATTAAGATAATTTCAAGTTGTTGAAAGGTTTGCCAGGGCAATGAGCTCCTTGAGGAAGACAGTTACAATGTCAGGTCCATGCTTTTCCTTTCAAAGCTGTAACCCCATTgtctagagcagtgcctggcacacagtaggtgctcaataagtatttgatgCATCAGAAGATTGAATAGAGATGAAGTCAGCGGGGAGGTATGCAGTGACCTGGAAAGCAATCAGCATCTATTTCTTGCAAAAGGAAGCAGGTGCGGGAGTTTTCAGCAGAATAGTTACTCAGTTTCCTTTGTACTTTCCTTAAACATTTTATCATGAAAACTTTCAAACATACAGTAGACACCTGTattttaaccccccccccccagatgccACCAATACCATGTTACTATCCTTGCTATGTTGCATACCTTTCATCATGccacatccatccatccgtcttattattattttggatgcATCTTAGACATTTGCAGAAACCAGGACATTTCACTTCTAAACACAACAACATCCATCAGTTGCTGGAGTTCAGTATTTACTTACAGGGCATTTCCCCCACCCATTACACACGGTGAAATGCACACATCTTGGGCACATTTAAGatgcaggagcgcctgggtggctcagtcattaagcatctgccttcagctcaggtcatgatcccagggtcctgggatcgagccccacatcgggctccgtgctctgcgggaagcctgcttctccctctcccactccccctgcttgtgttccctctcttgctgtgtctctccctatcaaataaataaataaaatctaaaaaaaaaaaaaaaagatgcatttcaACAACTGCATACCATCTTTCCAGAAACCGCTCCATGCCCCTTCTCAGTCAAACCTCCCCTCCTTGTCTCTGGCACTGATCactgcctgccccctcccagaTTAGgtttctctttgcatttattattttttcaagattttatttatttatttgtcagagagagagagcgagcaagcaagaGTGAATGTGCacgagtgtgggggagggggcagcaggcagaggaggaagcaggctccccactaagcaaggagcccaaagtgggactcgatcccaggacgctgggatcatgaactgagccgaagttccgactgagccacccgggcgtcccttCTCTCTGCATTTAAAGACATCTTTTTTCTACCCTCTGGTGAATGAATTGTGGATGACTGGACAGCATGTGAACTGGAGAGCAAGTGATGAAGAAAAAGCCAAGAACCTAGTGTAAGCAAGGTCCAGGCTAGTGATGCCCGTGGCTGGGAGCTGGGTGGGTGGCAGTGGggagacaggaagaaatggataaatttggGATGTCTACGAAGTAGCGCCTGCCGGATTTG
The DNA window shown above is from Mustela nigripes isolate SB6536 chromosome 17, MUSNIG.SB6536, whole genome shotgun sequence and carries:
- the LOC132005393 gene encoding cytochrome P450 2S1 isoform X1 — translated: METPGTWALLLVLLLLVLLTLALPRTRGHLPPGPTPLPLLGNLLQLRPGALYPGLLRLSKKYGPVFTVYLGPWRRVVVLVGHKAVQEALEGQTEAFSGRGMLATLDGTFDGHGVFFSNGERWRQLRRCTMLALRDLGMGKREGEELIQAEAQCLVEAFQGMEGRPFDPSLLLAQATSNIICSLTFGLRFPYEDEDFQALVRAAGGTVLGVSSRWGQTYEMFSRLLKRLPGPHTQLLGHLSVLATFAVQQVQRHKESLDSSAPPCDVVDAFLLKMAKEQHDPSTELTDKNLLMTVIYLLFAGTVTVSTTVRYTLLLLLKYPRVQERVREELIRELGASHAPGLRDRARLPYTDAVLHEAQRLLALVPMGVPRALTRTTCFRGYTLPQGTEVFPLLGSVLHDPEVFEQPEEFNPDRFLDADGRFQKQEAFLPFSLGKRVCLGEGLARAELFLLFTTLLQAFSLDSPCPPGALSLQPAVSGLFNIPPAFQLQVRPH
- the LOC132005393 gene encoding cytochrome P450 2S1 isoform X2, translated to METPGTWALLLVLLLLVLLTLALPRTRGHLPPGPTPLPLLGNLLQLRPGALYPGLLRLSKKYGPVFTVYLGPWRRVVVLVGHKAVQEALEGQTEAFSGRGMLATLDGTFDGHGRPFDPSLLLAQATSNIICSLTFGLRFPYEDEDFQALVRAAGGTVLGVSSRWGQTYEMFSRLLKRLPGPHTQLLGHLSVLATFAVQQVQRHKESLDSSAPPCDVVDAFLLKMAKEQHDPSTELTDKNLLMTVIYLLFAGTVTVSTTVRYTLLLLLKYPRVQERVREELIRELGASHAPGLRDRARLPYTDAVLHEAQRLLALVPMGVPRALTRTTCFRGYTLPQGTEVFPLLGSVLHDPEVFEQPEEFNPDRFLDADGRFQKQEAFLPFSLGKRVCLGEGLARAELFLLFTTLLQAFSLDSPCPPGALSLQPAVSGLFNIPPAFQLQVRPH